A single window of Coffea eugenioides isolate CCC68of chromosome 7, Ceug_1.0, whole genome shotgun sequence DNA harbors:
- the LOC113777481 gene encoding probable 1-deoxy-D-xylulose-5-phosphate synthase 2, chloroplastic has translation MAISGAAIGLNKHMSPCLAAPRLHPCGRKQFFLKASASSGTSDGTEDGKMTIKKGKDGWKIDFSGEKPATPVLDTINYPAHMKNLSIHDLEQLAAELRAEIVHTVAKIGGHLSASLGVVELTVALHHVFNTPEDRIIWDVGHQAYPHKILTGRRSKMHTIRQTSGLAGFPKRDESVYDAFGAGHSSTSISAGLGMAVGRDLLGKNNNVISVIGDGAMTAGQAYEALNNAGFLDSNLIVILNDNKQVSLPTATLDGPATPVGALSSCLSKLQASPKFRQLREAAKSITKQIGPQAHEVAAKMDEYARGMVNASGSTLFEELGLYYIGPVDGHNVEDLVTIFQKVKRMPAPGPVLIHLVTEKGKGYPPAEAAADKMHGVVKFDPETGKQFKSKSPTLTYTQYFAESLIKEAEFDKKIVAIHAAMGGGTGLNYFQKIFPDRCFDVGIAEQHAVTFAAGLATEGLKPFCAIYSSFLQRGYDQVVHDVDLQKLPVRFAMDRAGLVGADGPTHCGAFDVAYMACLPNMVVMAPSDEAELMHMVATAAAIDDRPSCLRFPRGNGVGAILPPNNKGTPIELGKGRILKEGDRVAILGYGSIVQECLGAAEILKSHNILPTVADARFCKPLDGDLIKRLAKEHEILVTVEEGSIGGFGSHVAHFLSLTGILDGPIKLRSMVLPDRYIDHGSPKDQLEEAGLSAKHICGTVLSLLGRPQEALQLQ, from the exons ATGGCGATTTCAGGTGCTGCCATTGGACTGAACAAACATATGTCGCCATGTTTGGCTGCTCCAAGACTTCATCCCTGTGGAAGAAAACAG TTCTTCTTGAAAGCATCTGCAAGTAGTGGTACATCAGATGGTACTGAGGATGGGAAGATGACGATAAAGAAGGGCAAAGATGGTTGGAAGATTGATTTCTCTGGAGAAAAGCCCGCTACTCCAGTGCTGGACACAATCAACTATCCAGCCCACATGAAAAACCTCTCGATACAT GATCTTGAACAATTAGCTGCAGAACTTAGAGCAGAGATTGTGCATACTGTAGCCAAGATAGGAGGACATCTGAGTGCAAGCTTAGGAGTTGTAGAGTTAACTGTGGCCCTGCATCATGTTTTCAATACTCCTGAGGACAGAATCATATGGGATGTAGGCCATCAG GCGTACCCCCATAAGATTCTGACAGGAAGAAGGTCTAAAATGCATACCATTAGGCAAACTTCTGGACTTGCAGGCTTTCCGAAAAGAGATGAGAGTGTCTATGATGCTTTTGGGGCAGGGCATAGTTCAACAAGCATTTCTGCTGGTCTAG GTATGGCGGTAGGAAGAGATCTTCTAGGAAAGAACAACAATGTCATATCCGTCATTGGAGATGGTGCTATGACGGCAGGACAAGCATATGAGGCGTTGAATAATGCAGGATTTCTTGATTCTAACCTGATTGTGATATTGAACGATAATAAGCAAGTTTCTCTACCCACTGCTACACTTGATGGTCCTGCAACACCTGTTGGAGCACTTAGCAGTTGTTTAAGCAAGCTCCAAGCCAGCCCCAAATTCAGACAACTACGAGAAGCAGCAAAA AGTATAACAAAACAAATTGGACCACAAGCACATGAAGTTGCTGCTAAAATGGATGAATATGCTAGAGGTATGGTAAATGCTTCTGGATCAACCCTCTTCGAGGAGCTTGGATTGTACTATATTGGACCAGTGGATGGGCATAACGTTGAAGATTTAGTCACCATTTTCCAAAAAGTGAAACGTATGCCAGCACCTGGGCCAGTTTTAATCCATCTTGTGacggaaaaaggaaaaggcTATCCCCCAGCAGAGGCAGCAGCAGATAAAATGCATG GCGTAGTGAAGTTTGATCCAGAAACTGGGAAGCAGTTTAAGTCAAAATCCCCTACTCTTACATATACACAGTACTTCGCTGAATCCCTGATAAAGGAAGCTGAATTCGACAAGAAGATTGTAGCTATCCATGCGGCAATGGGTGGTGGAACTGGTCTTAACTATTTCCAGAAGATATTTCCGGATCGCTGTTTTGATGTTGGCATTGCTGAGCAGCATGCTGTTACATTTGCAGCTGGTTTAGCCACTGAAGGCCTCAAGCCATTCTGTGCTATTTATTCGTCATTCCTGCAAAGAGGATATGACCAG GTTGTGCATGATGTAGATCTTCAGAAGTTGCCGGTGAGATTTGCAATGGATCGAGCAGGCCTTGTTGGTGCAGATGGACCTACACACTGTGGTGCATTTGATGTTGCATACATGGCTTGCTTGCCTAACATGGTGGTCATGGCTCCTTCTGATGAAGCAGAGCTAATGCATATGGTTGCAACAGCAGCAGCAATAGATGATAGACCATCCTGCTTGAGGTTTCCAAGGGGCAACGGAGTTGGTGCAATTCTTCCTCCCAACAATAAAGGAACTCCCATTGAG CTTGGGAAGGGAAGGATTCTAAAAGAAGGCGACAGAGTGGCAATTTTAGGATACGGTTCTATAGTCCAAGAATGTCTGGGAGCAGCAGAAATTCTGAAATCCCATAACATATTACCAACAGTGGCTGATGCTAGATTCTGTAAACCATTGGATGGTGATCTTATAAAAAGGTTGGCAAAAGAGCATGAAATCTTGGTCACTGTAGAGGAGGGTTCAATCGGAGGTTTTGGATCCCATGTAGCTCATTTCCTAAGCTTAACTGGTATATTGGATGGACCCATCAAG TTGAGGTCGATGGTGCTTCCTGACAGATACATTGACCATGGATCACCAAaggatcaacttgaagaagctggTCTTTCTGCAAAGCATATTTGTGGCACAGTTTTATCACTACTAGGGAGGCCTCAAGAAGCTCTTCAACTCCAATGA